The Pirellulales bacterium region TCGATTCTTGGGTCTGCTAAATAATCCATATCAGGCGATCGCTGTGCTCGGCGGTCCTAAAAAACGGACTGGGAGGAATAAATGAAATACCGTATTTCAAGAATTCAGGCGGTCATGGTTGCAGGCGCCATCACCGCCCCCTTCCATTATTCTCGCTCAATGCCGTGGCACAAATCGCAGTGTCGTCAAATGACGGCAAGGTTGTCCTCAACAACGGCACCGTCTCGGTGCCTGCGAACCCCGTCGACGACACCGTCACTATAATCAACCTCGGCGTTTCGCCGCCAAAGATCATTGCCGAGTTCAAGGCGCCGTCGAGCGTAGTCGGCCCGCCGCAAAACGTGGCCGTTGCGCCTGATGAATCCTTCGCGCTGGTCGCTTCGAATATGAAGCTCGATCCAGCCGATCCGAAAAAGCAGGTACCCGATAACCGCGTTTCAGTAATCGATCTCAAGGCCAGCCCGCCGGCCGTGATCGCCACGCTTGAGGCGGGCCTGGGAGCGACCGGAACAGCGATCAACCGAGCGGGTACCGCTGGCCCTGGTGGCCAATCGCAACGAAGGCACCGTCTCCATCTTTACGATCGCTGGCAACAAATTGAGCGCCGCTGGAAAAGTCGATTTTGGCGATCCGAAATCGGGTCCAAGCGCTGTGGCTTTCACGGCCGACGGCAAGACCGCCCTCGTTACTCGAGACGGCGATCATCGGATTTCGGTTCTCTCAGTTGACGGCAGCAAGGTTACCGATTCCAAGCGGGTCATGACTGGCGGCTTCCGGCCCTACGCGGTCGAAGTCAGCCCCAAAGGCGACATCGCGGTCGTCGGCAATCAGGGCGCTAACGCCGGCGACATCATGCCGGTGAATGTCATCGATCTGGGCGGAAAAGCGCCGCGCATCGTCAGCACCGTGGACGTTGGGCAATACGTCGAAGGCTTGGCGTTTTCAGACGATGGCAACTATCTGGCGATGATCCCGCAAAACGGCTCGAATCTGGCGCC contains the following coding sequences:
- a CDS encoding YncE family protein; protein product: MANRNEGTVSIFTIAGNKLSAAGKVDFGDPKSGPSAVAFTADGKTALVTRDGDHRISVLSVDGSKVTDSKRVMTGGFRPYAVEVSPKGDIAVVGNQGANAGDIMPVNVIDLGGKAPRIVSTVDVGQYVEGLAFSDDGNYLAMIPQNGSNLAPSHPFYNDNGLLVVFSVKGTTLTKVAEVKIGQWPQDVAWSRDGKTLLAQSMVDNALAVVSFDGKSLKVTGQLKVTGGPDGIPHRRALR